The Curtobacterium herbarum genome contains the following window.
GACACGAGCGCGGAAGCGGTCGGCTTGTCCCACGCAAGGCGAGCGGAGGTCGAACGCGAGCCGACGTAGGGAATGTCGAGGGCCTCCAGGATGCCGCGGAGCGCGCCGTCCTCGCCGGACGCACCGTGCAGTGCCGGCCAGACGACGTCCGGTCGGTCCGCGGCCAGCGCGGGCAGGAGGGACGCATCGGCGTCCCGCAGGTCGACTTGCCAGCCGTACCCGGTCAGTGAGTCGGCCACGCGCCGACCCGACCGCAGCGAGATGTCCCGTTCGTGGGAGATCCCCCCGGCGACGACGACGACGTGACGGCGGGCGAACTCAGCCATGGGAGCGATCCTCTGCGGATGGGGTACAACGGAAGGAAAGGCCTGGTCAGGGCATGTTCGGCTGCGGTGAGCTGACCGACGAGGTACTCACCGATGCGCTCGACCGACTGGCGGAGCCGAAGGTCTCGACCAGTTCGAGCTCGTCGTTGACCACCGATGCCAACCGCTTCACGCCGACCCGGATCTGCTCCGGCGTCGGGTAGCAGAACGACAGGCGGATGTTGCCCGCTCCGCGGCCGTCGGCGAAGAACGCGGTCCCCGGTGTGTAGGCGACGAGTTCCTTCACGGCCCGAGGGAGCATGCCCTTCGAGTCGAGGGAGTCGGGCAGCGTCAACCAGATGAAGAACCCGCCGTTCGGCACGGTCCAGCTCAGGTCGGGCAGGAACTCCCCCAGCGCCGAGAGCATGGCATCGCGGCGCTCGGCGTAGATCCCGCGGAATGTGTCGACCTGGCCCTTCCAGTCCGCGGCGTCGAGGTAGGCGTTCACGACGTACTGGCCGAACGAGTTCGGTGCCAGGACGGCGGACTCGTTGGCGAGCACGAGCTTCTCGCGGATCGCGTGCGGGGCGAGGGCCCAGCCGACGCGGAACCCCGGCGCGAGGGTCTTCGAGAACGAGCCGAGGTAGACCACGCCCTCGTCGTCGATCGAGCGGATGGCCTGCGGCGCGGGCTCGTCGAACCAGAGCAGCCCGTACGGGTTGTCCTCGAGCACCAGGATGTTGTTGGAGCGGCAGATGTCGAGCACCTCGATGCGGCGCTCCCGGCTCATCGTGACGCCGGCCGGGTTGTGGAAGTTCGGGATCGTGTAGAGGAACTTCATCCGCTTGCCAGCGGCCCGCAGACGGGCGATCGTCTCGCGCAGGGCCTCCGGGACCA
Protein-coding sequences here:
- a CDS encoding aminotransferase-like domain-containing protein, which produces MTNGNSLDPWYDSYAQRTAGLSASEVRALFAVASRPEVVSLAGGMPFVSALPRELVTGSLDRVMAEDAAMALQYGGGQGLRSLREHIVNVMSLEGIRASAEDVVVTTGSQHALDLVTRLFIDPGDVVLAESPSYVGAIGVFRSYQAETVHVATDELGLVPEALRETIARLRAAGKRMKFLYTIPNFHNPAGVTMSRERRIEVLDICRSNNILVLEDNPYGLLWFDEPAPQAIRSIDDEGVVYLGSFSKTLAPGFRVGWALAPHAIREKLVLANESAVLAPNSFGQYVVNAYLDAADWKGQVDTFRGIYAERRDAMLSALGEFLPDLSWTVPNGGFFIWLTLPDSLDSKGMLPRAVKELVAYTPGTAFFADGRGAGNIRLSFCYPTPEQIRVGVKRLASVVNDELELVETFGSASRSSASVSTSSVSSPQPNMP